The genomic stretch CGGGCAGGACCGGACGCGGCTCGGGTACTTCCTCGGGCCGCATGGCGTGAAGGGCGGCGTGAAGGTGTTCGTGCTGGGTGACCAGGAGCAGTTCCGCGCGCTGAAACGGGTGTTCGTGGAGGGGCGCGGCTGGCTGCGCGTCGCGCGGCTGGAGATGCTCGCACCGGGCGTGGCGCTGCACCTGGCGGGCGTGGGGTCGCGTGAAGCGGCGGAGGAACTGCGCGGCCTGAACGTGTTCGCGGCGGACGACGAACTGCCCGAGCCGGAGGAGGGCGTGTACTACTACC from Deinococcus soli (ex Cha et al. 2016) encodes the following:
- the rimM gene encoding ribosome maturation factor RimM (Essential for efficient processing of 16S rRNA), which gives rise to MTGGVTGGQDRTRLGYFLGPHGVKGGVKVFVLGDQEQFRALKRVFVEGRGWLRVARLEMLAPGVALHLAGVGSREAAEELRGLNVFAADDELPEPEEGVYYYHELRGLILHGAGGEVLGEVVDVEDAGHQDLLVVRHEGGESFVPLQAPYVLVNLNDRRRPASLALSADAPAGLLEADAPEVGGDDA